Proteins found in one Xyrauchen texanus isolate HMW12.3.18 chromosome 30, RBS_HiC_50CHRs, whole genome shotgun sequence genomic segment:
- the LOC127623978 gene encoding zona pellucida sperm-binding protein 4-like — MSCTSKDSKGIHLNDEFSCGWSNLPQVPQDSVFQQSGQQGGIPARSGQSLAFQPSDQQFLTPQQTQRQGGNPVQNPQASVLQRTRGGILAKNPQASVLQQTRGGILAKNPQDVVFQPSDQKFLAQQGLQLQNQGWGPAQNPQASVLQQTRGGILAKNPQASVLQQTRGILAKNPQDVVFQPSDQKFLAPQGLQLQNQGWGPAQNPQASVLQQTRGGILAKNPQDVVFQPSDQKFLAQQALQQQTAHQFSQAFLPKQPVAQAEPLDKCAVADYEQIQCGPPGISAAECDAINCCFDGQQCYYGKAVTVQCIRDGQFVVVVARDVTLPSLSLDTVRLLGGNDPPCAPVGSTPSFAIYQFPVTACGTSMMEDNGYVVYENRMTSSYEVGIGPLGSITRDSHFELLFQCRYSGTAVQALVVEVNTVPPPPPVAAPGPLRVELRLANGQCVTKGCAEEDAAYTSYYSDADYPVTKVLRQPVYVEVHLLERTDPNIVLMLGHCWATSSPDSLSLPQWDLLVNGCPYQDDRYLTTPVPVDGSTGLQFPTHYKRFIVKMFTFVDPASLAPLQGMVFIHCSTSVCHPSSTGSCEQSCTRQKRDVGENIEKTVVSSGGIFFM, encoded by the exons ATGAGCTGCACTTCGAAGGATTCAAAAGGAATCCACTTGAATGATGAATTCAGTTGTGGA TGGAGTAATCTGCCCCAGGTGCCTCAAGATTCAGTCTTCCAGCAAAGTGGCCAACAAGGAGGGATTCCAGCCAGGAGTGGTCAATCTCTTGCATTTCAGCCAAGTGATCAACAGTTTTTAACTCCACAGCAGACTCAACGACAAGGGGGAAATCCAGTCCAGAATCCTCAAGCTTCAGTCCTCCAGCGTACTCGAGGAGGAATTTTAGCCAAGAATCCTCAAGCTTCAGTCCTCCAGCAAACTCGAGGAGGAATTTTAGCCAAGAATCCTCAAGATGTTGTGTTCCAGCCAAGTGATCAGAAGTTTTTGGCTCAACAGGGTCTGCAACTGCAAAATCAAGGGTGGGGTCCAGCCCAGAATCCTCAAGCTTCAGTCCTCCAGCAGACTCGAGGAGGAATTTTAGCCAAGAATCCTCAAGCTTCAGTCCTCCAGCAGACTAGAGGAATTTTAGCCAAGAATCCTCAAGATGTTGTGTTCCAGCCAAGTGATCAGAAGTTTCTGGCTCCACAGGGTCTGCAACTGCAAAATCAAGGGTGGGGTCCAGCCCAGAATCCTCAAGCTTCAGTCCTCCAGCAGACTAGAGGAGGAATTTTAGCCAAGAATCCTCAAGATGTTGTGTTCCAGCCAAGTGATCAGAAGTTTTTGGCTCAACAGGCCCTGCAACAGCAAACCGCACACCAGTTTTCTCAAGCGTTTCTACCCAAGCAGCCAGTGGCACAGGCAGAGCCTCTTGACAAGTGTGCTGTAGCTGATTATGAGCAGATCCAATGTGGACCACCTGGTATCAGTGCTGCTGAGTGTGACGCTATAAACTGCTGCTTTGACGGACAGCAGTGTTACTATGGGAAAGCCG TGACCGTCCAGTGTATTAGAGATGGCCAGTTTGTGGTTGTGGTGGCTAGAGATGTTACACTGCCTTCACTAAGTCTGGATACAGTCCGTCTGTTGGGTGGAAATGACCCACCTTGTGCTCCAGTTGGGTCCACACCTTCCTTTGCCATTTACCAATTCCCTGTCACAGCTTGTGGCACAAGCATGATG GAGGACAATGGATATGTGGTGTATGAGAACAGAATGACTTCATCCTATGAAGTGGGGATTGGACCACTTGGTTCCATCACAAGGGACAGTCACTTTGA GCTTCTCTTCCAGTGTAGGTATTCTGGCACTGCTGTTCAAGCTCTGGTTGTGGAGGTCAACACCGTTCCTCCACCTCCACCTGTAGCTGCTCCTGGACCCCTCAGAGTGGAGCTTCGCCTGGCAAATGGACAATGTGTCACAAAAGGATGTGCAGAAG AGGATGCTGCATACACGTCCTACTACAGTGATGCTGATTACCCAGTCACAAAAGTCCTACGACAACCTGTGTATGTTGAGGTGCACCTTTTGGAGAGGACTGACCCCAATATTGTCCTGATGCTGGGACATTGCTGGGCGACATCATCCCCTGATTCCCTCAGCCTGCCTCAGTGGGACCTTCTAGTTAATGG ATGCCCTTACCAGGATGATCGTTACCTCACCACACCGGTTCCTGTGGATGGCTCCACTGGTCTTCAGTTCCCAACCCATTACAAGCGCTTTATTGTGAAGATGTTCACGTTTGTGGATCCAGCAtcactagctcctctgcagggaATG GTCTTCATCCACTGTAGTACATCGGTGTGCCATCCCTCTTCCACTGGCTCCTGTGAGCAGAGCTGCACCAGGCAAA AAAGAGATGTTGGTGAGAACATTGAAAAGACTGTCGTTTCCAGTGGAGGCATTTTCTTCATGTAA